Proteins co-encoded in one Prunus persica cultivar Lovell chromosome G6, Prunus_persica_NCBIv2, whole genome shotgun sequence genomic window:
- the LOC18774044 gene encoding NADH dehydrogenase [ubiquinone] iron-sulfur protein 4, mitochondrial — MASSLQRLSSHARLLRTSVASGSRPFSADALVEYMPGEIGKVSGIPDEHLRRRVVIYSPARTASQQGSGKVGKWKINFVSTQKWENPLMGWTSTGDPYAHVGDSTLGFDSEEAAKSFAERHGWDYVVKKRQTPLLRVKAYADNFKFKGLPKTEEA, encoded by the exons ATGGCGAGCTCTCTGCAACGCTTATCGAGCCATGCTCGTCTTCTCCGAACCTCGGTTGCCTCAGGGTCCAGACCATTCTCGGCCGACGCTTTGGTTGAGTACATGCCCGGCGAGATCGGGAAGGTCTCTGGCATTCCAGATGAGCATCTTCGCAGGAGG GTTGTAATATACTCACCTGCAAGAACTGCGAGTCAGCAAGGATCAGGAAAAGTTGGGAAGTGGAAAATCAACTTTGTGTCCACACAAAA GTGGGAGAATCCATTGATGGGCTGGACTTCAACTGGTGACCCGTATGCCCATGTTGGCGATTCAACACTGGGTTTTGACAGCGAAGAAGCTGCAAAGTCCTTTGCAGAGAGACATGGTTGGGATTATGTG GTTAAAAAGCGGCAAACGCCATTATTGAGG GTGAAGGCGTATGCagacaacttcaagttcaaggGCCTCCCTAAAACTGAGGAGGCTTGA
- the LOC18772994 gene encoding telomere repeat-binding factor 2 → MGAPKQKWTAEEEAALKAGVLKHGAGKWRTILTDPEFNSILHLRSNVDLKDKWRNINVTAIWGSRQKAKLALKRNLPNPKHDNNPLAVSTVIQSHEEIVDAKPLAISGGKLQTTESKQPIARLDHLILEAITNLKELGGSDRAAIAMYIEEQYWAPPNLKKLLSSKLKHMVANGKLIKVKHRYRIAPSSASSEKRRSSSMLLLEGKQKDSSRADKSNVNILTKSQVDADLSKMRSMTAQEAAAAAAQAVAEAEAAIAAAEEAAREAEAAEAEAEAAQVFAKAAMKALKCRRLDLDMKLAHG, encoded by the exons ATGGGTGCTCCTAAGCAGAAGTGGActgcagaagaagaagcagcccTTAAAGCTGGAGTACTTAAACACGGGGCAGGCAAATGGCGCACAATACTCACAGATCCAGAGTTCAATTCTATCTTGCATCTGCGTTCAAATGTTGATCTCAAG GACAAGTGGAGAAATATAAACGTGACCGCAATATGGGGGTCTAGACAGAAGGCTAAGCTTGCACTTAAAAGGAACCTACCAAATCCCAAACATGATAATAACCCTTTGGCCGTGAGCACTGTGATTCAAAGTCATGAAGAAATTGTTGATGCTAAGCCTCTTGCCATTTCTGGTGGAAAATTGCAGACTACTGAATCAAAACAACCAATTGCCAG GTTGGATCACCTTATATTAGAGGCTATTACAAATCTGAAGGAGCTAGGGGGTTCTGACAGAGCTGCCATTGCTATGTACATagag GAGCAATATTGGGCGCCTCCAAACCTTAAAAAGCTACTCTCATCAAAATTAAAGCATATGGTCGCCAACGGAAAACTGATTAAG GTAAAGCATAGATACAGAATTGCACCAAGTTCAGCTTCttctgaaaaaagaagaagctctTCAATGTTGCTCTTGGAGGGAAAGCAGAAGGATTCTTCAAGAGCGGATAAGAGCAATGTCAACATTCTTACTAAATCTCAAGTGGATGCAGATCTAAGCAAGATGAGAAGCATGACTGCACAAgaggctgctgctgctgctgcccaGGCAGTTGCAGAAGCAGAAGCTGCCATTGCAGCAGCTGAAGAAGCAGCAAGGGAGGCAGAGGCGGCAGAAGCTGAAGCAGAAGCAGCACAAGTTTTTGCCAAAGCAGCAATGAAAGCATTGAAATGTAGAAGACTTG ACCTTGACATGAAACTCGCACATGGGTAA